In Panulirus ornatus isolate Po-2019 chromosome 40, ASM3632096v1, whole genome shotgun sequence, a single window of DNA contains:
- the LOC139761607 gene encoding uncharacterized protein: protein MLTFTVLVGWTQAVELNNTRLRKLEEYKTWREPGVWVHQCLLLTHDSYSFYVGGSMKVTSSHMYNLDDLHMNGMLVLGQEQDEFGGGFVHGETFLGSLAQVNIWSRTLTHQEIEDLANCRSEIHGDIFSLDLDDTENYNVSEENKALKELCISDRKFIMYPHLLSFSEAAKFCQITGSHFYSPASCEATHVFSNRSLEFPDSCPDSFWIGATDVEEEGVWRKVGSNELATTCFGFPPNGKDTENCAILRVDTGLWDDRLCHHPLRCYSCLPVPLRPLVLRGYCFTTPQSRFFEVLEHENSKPFFHGYYGFMIHATDQGKWRLMEINENVTLATVVPTAGHGYPLGRLKWTTATKVCNYGTNEEIELSLSVCNSSEIVCSDGSCVAAWARCDGKYQCADLSDENSCRVIAFPAGYRRQLAPISLDPDVPEIINTTLSFLRFLSIEDTKYSITMEFILTTSWRDRRLRYHNLREDASANQASQEEYEKVWRPTVKFTNVLDGNVRVVDKELTVARTGDPLTRDFNEVAIDTVYDGGAAVMTETQHVSGVFECPFDLYQYPFDTQRCSVMLRFGRDLGEYMTVREDSTQVLYLGSSALPSHVVDDFSVRRSQEKQGVKLEVPVCLVCVSCTTSYILITRFPLLVIGGLRTVYMRYEIRITKVRIRMPSGVFLTPFLVSKPKSSLSRSKFLCCLPCTLPSLYLAFTVTFHM from the exons ATGTTAACGTTTACAGTTCTTGTCGGCTGGACTCAGGCGGTAGAGCTGAACAACACACGTCTGAGAAAACTGGAAGAATACAAGACGTGGCGAGAACCCGGCGTCTGGGTTCACCAGTGTTTGTTGCTGACCCACGACTCGTACTCCTTCTACGTCGGAGGATCGATGAAGGTCACATCATCTCACATGTACAATCTGGATGACCTACACATGAACGGGATGTTGGTACTTGGCCAAGAACAAGACGAATTCGGCGGAGGATTCGTTCATGGCGAAACCTTCCTCGGAAGCCTGGCACAAGTCAACATCTGGAGCCGGACGCTGACACATCAGGAGATCGAGGACCTCGCCAACTGCCGATCAGAGATACATGGTGATATTTTCTCTCTGGATCTTGATGATACTGAGAACTACAACGTATCCGAGGAAAACAAGGCTTTGAAAGAATTGTGTATCAGTGACCGGAAATTCATAATGTATCCGCATCTTTTAAGCTTTTCCGAAGCGGCAAAGTTTTGTCAGATAACTGGGAGTCATTTCTATTCCCCGGCGTCGTGTGAGGCGACTCACGTTTTCAGCAACCGAAGTCTGGAATTTCCTGATTCATGTCCCGATTCATTTTGGATTGGAGCAACAGATGTTGAAGAAGAAGGCGTGTGGAGGAAGGTAGGCAGTAACGAACTAGCAACCACATGTTTCGGTTTTCCTCCCAATGGCAAGGACACGGAGAACTGTGCAATACTGAGGGTCGACACCGGCCTGTGGGACGACAGGCTCTGTCATCATCCACTTCGATGCTACTCTTGCCTGCCGGTGCCTCTCCGACCTCTGGTGCTGCGTGGCTACTGCTTCACAACTCCTCAGTCGAGATTCTTCGAGGTGCTGGAACACGAGAATAGTAAGCCATTTTTCCATGGCTATTATGGATTTATGATACATGCGACGGATCAAGGAAAGTGGCGACTGATGGAGATTAACGAGAACGTAACTCTCGCTACAGTCGTTCCCACAGCAGGTCATGGCTACCCACTTGGCCGCCTCAAGTGGACAACAGCAACAAAAGTTTGCAACTATGGAACCAACGAGGAGATAGAACTGAGCTTGTCAGTGTGCAACAGCTCAGAGATAGTTTGTTCTGACGGTTCTTGTGTGGCGGCCTGGGCTCGCTGTGACGGCAAGTACCAGTGTGCTGACCTCTCCGACGAGAACTCCTGCCGAGTGATCGCCTTCCCTGCAGGATACCGTCGCCAGCTGGCCCCCATATCGCTAGATCCCGATGTTCCAGagatcatcaacaccaccctcagcTTCCTCCGGTTCCTGAGTATCGAGGACACGAAATACTCCATCACGATGGAGTTCATCTTGACGACATCTTGGAGAGATCGCAGACTGAGGTACCACAACCTGAGAGAAGACGCGAGCGCCAACCAGGCGAGCCAGGAGGAGTACGAGAAGGTGTGGCGACCCACCGTCAAGTTCACGAACGTTCTGGACGGCAacgtaagagtggtggataaggAGCTGACAGTAGCCAGGACGGGTGACCCTCTGACCAGGGACTTTAACGAGGTAGCCATCG ACACAGTGTACGACGGAGGAGCGGCCGTGATGACTGAGACCCAACACGTCAGTGGCGTCTTCGAGTGTCCCTTCGACCTGTACCAGTACCCGTTCGACACCCAGAGATGCTCCGTCATGCTCCGCTTTGGTCGTGACCTGGGCGAGTACATGACGGTGCGGGAGGATAGCACACAGGTGTTGTACCTGGGGTCCTCGGCGCTGCCCTCACATGTGGTGGACGACTTCAGCGTCAGGAGAAGCCAGGAGAAGCAGGGAGTTAAGCTGGAGGTGCcagtatgtcttgtgtgtgtgtcctgcactaCAAGTTATATCCTTATCACCAGATTTCCTCTGCTTGTTATTGGAGGATTAAGGACAGTTTATATGAGATATGAGATCAGAATCACAAAAGTAAGGATACGCATGCCCAGTGGAGTTTTTCTGACTCCCTTTCTCGTTTCCAAACCTAAGTCATCACTCTCAAGAAGTAAATTTCTATGCTGCCTTCCCTGTACCTTGCCTTCCCTGTACCTTGCCTTCACCGTAACTTTTCACATGTAA